GCCATCGACGAATTCGACCAATACTTCAACGAAGTTCTGCAAAGCACCTGGCTGACCGGAAGTCGCCTTCTTTGCCGCCATGCGGAAAATCAGGACAAAGATCAGGCCCAATGCGACCGACCAACCCAGAGTATCCAGGTGGAAAGCCCAGAAGCCCATTTCCTTGGCTTCTGCTGCGGTGTGGGCGAAGCCCCAGCCGCCGTTGGGAAGCTGACCGAAGGTCAGGTTCTGCAAGTGGTGCTGGATATAGCCCGAAGCGGTTGTTTCTGCCATGGTTGCCTCAAACGCCCTAAGGTTTCGAAAGTCTTGTTTTCATTAGCAGGGGAGCGAACCAGCTGACCAGTTGGGTCAACACGAAGACGCCGAATACAGCCAGCGGCGCCAATGGCTTCACACCTGCAAAGGTCAGTGCGAACAGCACTGCCGTCAAAATCAGTTTCCCCGCCTCGCCGGCATAAAAGGACCGGACGATAGCCTGGGCTGCTCGGGCGCCGGAAAACCGAAAGGCCCTGTGAGCAAAATACATATTGGGTAGCAAGGCTATCAGGCCTCCGCAGAGTCCGGAATATCCGGCTACGACTCCATGCCAGTACCAAAGCGCCAATGCGGCGATCAGCAGAATGACAAGTTGAGCCAATAAAACCGGAAAAACGGCCAAGCGATGGAACGGCAACGTGTTTGGCGTGCGGGTTTCCATCACTCTTGCTCCTCAATGGTCGGCTGCCGGAAATCAATAACTTGGCATACTTTGTGCCGACAAAATGCGCGCAGAGTATAGGGGCGGTTCTGCCCCTATTCAACTGCCGGGTAGTGATTTCCGATCACGCGCTACATGAGTAAATGTTTCAGCGAATGTTTCAACGGATATGGGCAAGGACGCCTTGAAGCTCGTCGAGGGAGTTATAGCCGATGACCAATTGCCCTTTGCCTTTCTTGCCATGGCGGATTTGCACCGCAGAGCCTAGGCGCTCGGCCAGGCGCTGCTCCAGGCGAGCGATATCCGGATCAGCTTTGGCGGTTTCGACCGGTGCAGGTTTGCCACTCAACCATTGGCGAACCAAGGCCTCGGTCTGACGAACGGTAAGCCCGCGTGCGACAACGTGTCGCGCCCCTTCAACCTGTTGATTTTCCGGCAAACCGAGCAAAGCGCGGGCGTGACCCATCTCCAGGTCGCCGTGGGACAACATGGTCTTGATGACTTCCGGCAGCGCGATCAAGCGCAGCAAGTTGGACACGGTCACGCGGGATTTGCCCACCGCATCGGCCACTTGTTGCTGGGTCAACTGGAATTCGTGCTGCAACCGTTGCAACGCGATCGCTTCTTCGATCGGGTTGAGGTCTTCACGTTGGATGTTTTCGATCAGCGCC
This region of Pseudomonas sp. MUP55 genomic DNA includes:
- a CDS encoding F0F1 ATP synthase subunit I, which encodes METRTPNTLPFHRLAVFPVLLAQLVILLIAALALWYWHGVVAGYSGLCGGLIALLPNMYFAHRAFRFSGARAAQAIVRSFYAGEAGKLILTAVLFALTFAGVKPLAPLAVFGVFVLTQLVSWFAPLLMKTRLSKP
- a CDS encoding ParB/RepB/Spo0J family partition protein codes for the protein MAVKKRGLGRGLDALLSGPTVTSLEEQAVQADERELQHLPLDLIQRGKYQPRRDMDPQALEELANSIKAQGVMQPIVVRPIGSGRFEIIAGERRWRASQQAGKETIPAMVRDVPDETAIAMALIENIQREDLNPIEEAIALQRLQHEFQLTQQQVADAVGKSRVTVSNLLRLIALPEVIKTMLSHGDLEMGHARALLGLPENQQVEGARHVVARGLTVRQTEALVRQWLSGKPAPVETAKADPDIARLEQRLAERLGSAVQIRHGKKGKGQLVIGYNSLDELQGVLAHIR